CCATCGCAATCAGGTGTCTGTGCTGGACATGAAATACACCCGTGATGTTTTCACCCCTCACCAAAGACACTGAAGTGGCTGGAACAGTGAGGATGGGACCAACACTAACCTGTTGGTAACCTGAACAAGTAACTTGTTCAGTAGCCTGAACAAGTTCATGCTGGGATAGCTTGCCTTTGGTTAGTTAGATGAGTAGTGGTAGTGCCAGCTTGCTTCCTGCTATTCTGTGTGAAAAATGGCTTTCGTTGGAATAACTTATTATGCATCATCCTCTAAAGGAAAATCATGTGTTGTTCATGGCTCccacaaggaagaaaaacagacaCCAGCTTCTTACCCAAGTAACAGTTTGATGCCTCAATGTGGTTTAGAACCTTCCTCTTTATTTTCAGCTTGCTATCTGAACTGTTGTATGTTCAGAAATTACAACACGTGTCTGTTTCACAGGAGCGACTATGAAGAGATGCCTCTTCAGAACGGCCAAGCTATTAGAGCCAAGTATAAAGAAGAGTCAGACAGTGATTGATTGACTGGTTTCAATGCAGACAGACTTGTGCATCTGGAGTTCAGCCAGTTCTGAAGTTTTCCTTGTTGGACAACTTCTTTGAGTTCCTACAGTCTGCTATCATCTGAACACCAACTCCCAGGAAGGACATCctgtttctctttctgtttaCAAGGataaaactgagaaaacaagTGATGGAAATGGTTGTGGTAAAAACTGAAGAATCCAAATTTTTTACATGTCTTATAAAATGCCTAATAGCAGGATGTCTGTGGACTAAAATCTTTGtctatttctgttttaaagtCTCACAGATTGTATACTGCGTTTCAAGTTGCTTCCTTGCTGCTCAGTTTtggctcttttttttgttttgtttgttttgttttgttttcttttattttcttttttctctttaggaTGATGTACAGCATACTGCCATTCATCTCTTGCATTTTGCATTACCTGTTTTGTATTCTGTCCACCATGGTATGAAGTGCCTCATTTCCCTTTCAGTTTTCTACCTTAGCCTTTTGAGCTGGAGGCAAGGAAtgaagtgttttgttttgtttttttaatcagtGCAAGAAGACACTTTCTATTCTTCCTTCAAATAAGTGATACAGACTTAAGGCCATTTTTAAAATACGTTTCAGTAAGTTTACTGGATTTAGAAGTGCAAGATACGGGCAAATAGGCAAGTTGTAGTGAGCCAAAATATTCTCAGTGGTGCAAAATTATTTGTATAATTATGTGTTTCATGACATGCTTTACTGCTACAGCAGAAGTgtctctgttgttttttttaaacagccaTTTCAAATCGAAATGCTTCAGCCACAACAGATCTCAGAAGGATGCCAGTACTGGCTTTTTCCTGGTCTTCTTGTATGCTGGAGGAGATTGACACTTACAGAGAATAGAGTATGAAAGTTTTTTAAGGAATTACAGTTTCAAATTTCCACACATTTCatttttagaggttttttcccTACATCAATTTTCCCTTAAGTTGTATTTATAGATAGTTACTCTACATGCTAGGAACAGTTGTGGTTGCTCATATACTGAATGTGTCTGAGAGTCAGCTTGTGAGCATGTTCTGTGCACAGTTCAGCTTCTTTGTCATACCAGTCACCACCTGTATGATGGGAATTTTTACTAGCACATGTTGTGGTTATCTGTATTCCAGTCTGTGCTGGAACAAAGTTATATGGGAATTAAGTATTCCTTGTAcaatgctgctgcttctctattTAGAAGTTGGTTTTCTCCTACACCATTGTTCGGTTCTTTATTTAAGATGTTTGTTTGTAACTACTTTTGTTTTCAGATACTTGACCTTTCTAAAAGTATCTCCTTTTTTCATGTACTTGCAACAGAGATTTACTCTTGTAAAAtttctctgccctgctgctttAGAAGATTCCCAAAAGCACTGTTAATCTACTGCATTATGGTGCTGGGTTGCACTAGGGAATTGTGCTCATCATTAAAGTAGTTTAAGCAGAATAGTGCAATGAAGTCCTGCTAGACTTGCTGAGTCATTGGGGAAAAAGGAGATTTGTTATGCTTTAATGCAACAACTGCTCTAGACTGTGCCCATTGCAGTGACCTTCTGGTGTCTGTTCAAGATCATGAAGGGGAGGCTGCACAAGGCAGCAGCTCACTTAGAGAGGACCAAAGGAACTCCAGCTCCATGTGGTTGTGCCCTGGCTGTCATAGAATAGTTCAGATTAAAGCAGTGCTCTGCTAAAGATGTGTTGTGAGACATTGTGTGCgtgtgagagagagagggaaaactTTCTAAAATTATGTGGAGCTGTGAAATTTTTGGAGAGTATCTGAAATTAAAACCTTTTTGTGCCAGGGATCATTTCTTTGTTAGAAGCCAAAGCACTGTTGTATGGCTAAAGCAAGGAAATTACTGGGGAGAAAGAGCAGGTTTTCCCCTTTAACTTCTTACTCGGTATTACTTTAGAAGAACATATAGGAAAACACTAAAGAAGTAATTCAAGTGAGTGGtggttttctttccagaaaacTGTAGTAAAATGCACCTTCAGCACTTCATTTTAGACTGTTTTGAAAGGGTATGGGAGATGCTCTGTATCCAGAGTCCATTGTCATTTTTACTGTTTCTGAGATAACTCTCCCTATTTCAATGTGCAGAATCAGACTTGGCAACGAATTTGGCATTGTTTACATAAGCCAAATCCTTTCAAGTTCTGTTGGAGTAACTGTGGGTATAGGAAGGAGGTTTTCAAAAACTGGTATTTACACTATTCTTACATACTCAGATATTTTTCCTGTGATATTGTTTAATTTTCTCCTAAATTGttatgaaagagaaaatttgaCCAGTGTGCAAAGTACACCAATGTTTCTTACCACAGTCTGAACTAGTGTTTACAGTTAACTCTCAAATAGTGTCATGCCTTGGGATTTCATTAACTAAAAACCATATTTTTAATCTAACTTGGAGATTATTTTTTCTAAGCTGTTTTCAACCCATTTCTCTTGCTGTTTTGTTTGAATAAACTTCACTACATCACTACATTCACAGTGGAAGTAGAAAAGCTAAGAATGGGAAATGTGTACTTAAAGTAAGTATTTCACTATGAACATAGTGAGAAACTAATTTCTGTGGTTATTTTTAGAGATTATATTTAAGCAATTTTTTTGCCATGCAAAATAGCTTTCTATTTTGGAAGTGCTACAGTGTTATGGTAGCTTGGTTGAGTCACTGTTGCATCAAATTCGATATACAGTAAGATGGCAAAAGCAGTGAAGCAGGTGAGGAACTGGTTTTGCCAGCAAGACTCCTCTTATTTCCATGATTGGAGAGCAGACAGTATTTGAAGCATATTCCAATATGGGTTGTAAACAGCTTGGGAGTAGGTGGCATAAATTCACCTCTGAGTTCAAGTATTGAAATCCAAGGGTTAAACAGAAGAAATCTTTTTAGGAAGCTAGCCTGGCTTTCCTTTTATTACTGCTAAAGTAGTTATTTGTATCACTACTGCCACTGTACAAAACAAGAAATGTACACAGGAAGGCCCCACAGCACACAGTGATCCTGGCCCTAAAGGAGACATCACCCATTAATTACTGCAAGACTTCCACATACACAGTGATTACAAGGGTCTTCTAAGAAATCCATAATTGAGTGCAAGCCAGTCATACCAACTACTTTCTGTAATATTTGCTTTACAAACACAGCCAGTGTTGACGTTGGTGAAAACTTCCCTAGGATTGGCAGAGAGGCAGCCTAAGGCTTGACACTGGTGAGAAACAGCTTGTGCATTGGATCTGTGGTACCAGTACTGGGGAGAACAGTTCCAGCTAGGAAAGACTTCGATCTGTAGTCTTTCTCTGAGCCAAATGACAACATTTCATCCATAGTCACCCCACCCATTTCCTTTTGCTTATGCCAGTAACAACTTTTGCATTACTGTAAAACTTTTTTTAGGAGTTTGTAAAtatgtaaaatgaaaatatggaaaaattgTGTACCAAAATGGTATAAAAATGTGTAAGATAAATGCTCTGTTTAATGAGAAGCTGTAATTAAATGCTGCTTTGAGAAAGTGTGCATGAGGACATGTTAAATATTGTGTGTAAGTTGTGCTAATAACAGCAAATTATCCATTTATGTTGTAAAACTTTATGCTAATGTGGAATATGAAGGAAAACTGAATATTTTACTTCAAGAAAGTTTCTTTGAAGACTTTATGTGCATAATCATTGTTAAATATGTTCATAATAAAGTTTTATATCTTTATATCGTATCCTAGGTTTATTTTCCTTCTACTGCATTTTAGTTTCCTTCTCATAAACTGTTTTCATGACTTACACATATTTTCAGTTTACATGCATTTTTAATGCATATTTAAGCTTGGTTAATTGCATAAGGATGGGATCCAAGAAGTTGTGTCATTGCAGATGTTTTGTATCGTTTATTGGAGTTTTTTTATTACCATGCCTGGACTTAAGGGACCTGCCATTTTCAAATGGCTTCACAGTGGCTTTGCCAAGTCTGCTGTGGCCACGCTGGCAGTGAGAATTCCCCTGATGAATGTTAATAGCAGTAATAAAAAATAGGTTTAGAGATAGTGAAGATGCTGATGTCATTCACCAACTTCTTACAACTGTATCTTCCAAAAGTCTGCTCATAGCTGGTAGACTGCAGAAGCGATCAGCACATCCTTGCTGTTTGGGGTGATGCCATTGCTTATATCAGCTCAAGGGGAGACTGAAATCTGTGCTGAATAAAATGGCCACAGCCTTCCCAGCACAAATGTATATCCAGCTTACTGCTGGCTGTAGTATCAGATAAGGTGGTGCTCTTTTAGCAGCAGCAGTCAATCCTGGAGCCATTTCCTTAGGTTTTAGCTAACACAGGTCAGTCTCCTGTGTGGCAGTGACAGTAAAAggcttctcccttcttcctcctcctcccctgcagaCTGGCACTGCCATGCCCCCCATTTCTGTAGCTGTAATCATATAAAGAGCCACTGCAATAAGCAAGAGACAGCAGACTGGCTGTATAATTACCTTGACTGCTCCATCTAcagtttgggtttatttttttaaggcaaATTAATTACCTAGAGCCAGGACTCTGCCAGCTCATCACCCAAATGCTTTACTTTGGCTGGGAAAAGTGCTTGAAACTAAGGTGTTTGAAGgcaatgaaaatttaaaaatcagttaCTGTAGAAGACCAAAACAGCAATTGCTATGCAATTTTAAAGAAGAGTAATCAGGGGAGTGGGAAACCAACACCCAAAAATCCACAACCTCTAAACCCCTTTCTGTAGTCCTAGAACTTATATTGGAAGTGCTGGTTATTGCTCACATTTAAAACCATCTATAAAACTGTTATCTACCTTCCTGTAATGCAGCTCCTGTTTTAATGCAACAGGAGTTTCTCTTCCCATGCAGCCGTTACAAGCATCTCAAacatttgttgggtttttttgcagctCAGCATATGCATGAACCAACAAACACCAAAAGATCAAGGGATTTGCTATTATTAACATGAACAAAGGACAAGGAATGTCTGGATGGCTTGACCAAGATGCAAATATTGACTCGAAGTGCACAAAACTGTTTCTTTTAAGTGTAAATAAATAGTTCAGTAGGTACTACACTGCCAGCATCATTCTGGCGTGATGGAAATTGGAAAAAGTATCTAAGCATCCAGGTGAAAAATTTCCTTAGCAACTCAAGAGGgcaaaaatttattattttcattacacGTTTCTCTCTGACCCTGATGACTCTTTTAGGCATGCTATTCAATctgcttttaatattttctttttacagatGTTGCATGATTTCTGACTGAAGACTGAACCCATACTCAAGCTCTCTTACAGCAAGGGATGTAAAGGATGCTCCTGTGGCTAAGGTCTATGCACACTCTGTATAGCCTGTAGCACTCACTAGGTAATATGTGAAAAGAATGAAGTGGCTTGTCATGAAGGAGATGCATTTACAGAGCTGTCAGCAGAATGGAATGTCAGCAGAAATACAGAAGCCTTACAGCTCTGTTAGAAGTCTCAAATGCACCAAGCACAAATCTGCTGATACATACACCTGTTTTGCTCTTCTGACAGCAGGTATGGGTAGGCAGGAAGAGGGTCAAAACCTTGCCTAGCACAGGGCTTTCCAGTCTGACTGCACTGAGTTAGCAGAGAACACACAACACTATGGCAAACAAACCCTCCCCTGCCATTTGAATTTGTAGTATTACATCTCTCCGGACTGTGGAATCATACTGTTGTGTTAGCAGTCATGTCTCTCTTAaacagctcttgctgagagcCAGATTCTGAACACATTAGACAGGGCTTCTTACAAAGAAGCAAATCACAGATTGCTCACGCTGActccagcccagggatgctctgccACATGGGTCTGTAACTCTTTCAGCTTCAttagcagggagctgctgcttgcagaagcagcacagctgtTTGCAGAGTTTTTCTGAAGTTCATAGTATGCTCCCATTTCTTTAATTAGCTGAAAAAACATTACCCAAGCCTATTCTGAACACTTATTTACTTGTTATTCTTCTGCAACTTTACTCTAGAAGGCAGGAGACTTACTCACATGTTATTTAGTCACATTGCCTCAAGgcagttttttcccctttcagaAAGGATCTTGTTTCATCAGCTACCAGAACTCATCATCTGCATTATCAGCAAAATCAACATGGACTGTAGCAAGTAAGTTCAAGACCTACTTAACACATTCAACTGACTGCAGAAGTGAATGATTACCCAGGTGTGGCTTGCTGAGCACTTccagaatgtgaaaaatttcTTACCCATGTTTGTTCGTAATGACATAACAATGAACGTAGTTATTGTTCCATGCTCTAAATACTATACAAAAAGACTAAACAGGTCccaaaaatgcagcaaaattacTTTTTGATAAACATGATCTAATTTTCTTGCAACTTTGTAGTGACTCTGGCAAAATTATGAAAGTGCTTTTGCACTGTGGTATGTACCTCGACTATCTTGAAGAGAATTGAAAAAACAGAAACTTTTCCCCCCAATAACAAAagattttcatttaaatgaatCACACCAATGGTTATGAATTTCAATAATTTAATGCTAACCAAAAGTACAAAGTGTGAAATCAGTGTCTCATTTATATTGGTCTAAGAAAAGAAATCTAGAGAAAGTGTTTATACTGCAGCAGATTTCAGTATTAGCACCTTAAAGAGAAGTTTTTAAGTGATAAAAAAGTATAGAAAACACTGGTATGGTACTAGGTACAAACATAAAATAACATGTTTTCAAATTTCTACCTTTGAAGAAAAGTTactaaaaaaatgcattaaaaacaaGTTGTTCAGGTGTTCACAGTTTGAGTGGAGATGGAATCAAGTGCTGGAATAGAAATGACAAGAATGAACAAGGCAATTATATTGCGAGTCCGAAGGCACTGACAATACAGTACATGGTCTTATTTTCCCATCTCACAGTGCAGGTTCctgcaaatacaaaaataagggtttcagaaacagaaggaaGTAAAAGTGATTACATGCATGCCCCTACATGCATTTTCATACTTGTTTCCTTTAAGAATCTTAATAATGAGGCTTTCACAACAGCCAAGCATTTCATATACAGCCCAGATAGCATCACAGCCAAATGGAACAAATACCTAACAGTATGCTATTACTTCAAAACTACAGACCTGGGGGGGGGAAATATGCTGCCTAGTCTTAAAGAGACTGGCATTAAGGTGCTAGCTGGAAAATCCAAGGGTTGTTTTCCTTACCATCACTGGAGTTGTCCCAGAAGCAAGAGCTTGCTGTATGTAGTCCAGCACCATTCTTTTGCATAATCACACAGGTCACTGTTAGTAGAGAAGCTTTGATTAATTTCTCACAGGTAGCTCCATTTTTGCTCAGCTTAGCACACATATACAAACATAGGCAAACATGCAGGCTGGTGAGTAGTTCACAGATGAGGTTCTGCCTAAGATCCTCCCCCACCCCGTGCCTACTGGAGCACTTGCCTGTCCCAGGTTTCAGAGAAAAGGGGAAGCTGAGCTCACCGATGTACTTGAAGGGCTTCCCCAGCTTTGTGAGCTGGCTCAGGGTTTGTTCCACCACGCTTGTTGTCCACTGGTTCACTTTGCTGTGCTGGTAGGCATTGCCACCGATAGCACCCTCTATGGCCTGCGGGGACAGAGAGGTGAAGGAGCTGCACTGTCAGCTGCAAGGCACCCATTAAACTTTCCAACGTGGGCCCATACCCACAGAAAAATCCTAAATACTGCTGGTCCACACTGGCTGTTGGAGGTGTTTTCAATTATTAAAAACATGCAGGTCAGAGTCTGAACCAGGCATAGGAGAAATCATCATAGATCCCACCCTCTGTTCATTTTGTGATATTTAAGATCATTTGTAAAGTCCTACAGCCATAGTTATGAAAAGGGCCCTGTATTTAAACAGTCCTGAAGAGAATTTAAA
The genomic region above belongs to Passer domesticus isolate bPasDom1 chromosome 3, bPasDom1.hap1, whole genome shotgun sequence and contains:
- the DYNLT1 gene encoding dynein light chain Tctex-type 1; translation: MDEFQTAEEASFLVDEVSSIIKEAIEGAIGGNAYQHSKVNQWTTSVVEQTLSQLTKLGKPFKYIVTCVIMQKNGAGLHTASSCFWDNSSDGTCTVRWENKTMYCIVSAFGLAI